In Oscillatoria acuminata PCC 6304, a single window of DNA contains:
- a CDS encoding ParB/RepB/Spo0J family partition protein: MDTQNIPYLSHQNFPASEKIQISQLSRSQFQPRSYFDETAMTELTKSVKQHGVLHPIIVRPIGESRYELVAGERRYKAAKAAGLSEVPVIIQTLSDIEVLQYALMENLQREDLNPVEETEGILQLLELKLETDRQSVISLLNKMAKAKRGLADSAVRQEDQQMIETVFHSIGRLSLEAFRTHRLPLLKLSPEILEALRQGRIEYTKAKEIAKLESEGERVELLETTLAQSLSLRQVQKIVKEKKIPRKKDQLQTEIDNISKRFSRFKAWNNPDKRAKIEELLKTLTLLLSEENQQNVFRD; this comes from the coding sequence ATGGATACACAAAATATTCCATACCTTTCTCATCAAAATTTCCCTGCTTCTGAAAAAATTCAAATTAGCCAACTTTCCCGCTCGCAGTTTCAACCCCGAAGCTACTTCGATGAAACTGCCATGACCGAACTGACCAAGAGTGTCAAACAACATGGCGTGCTTCATCCAATTATCGTCCGGCCTATTGGAGAAAGCCGTTATGAATTAGTAGCAGGGGAACGCCGATATAAAGCAGCCAAAGCAGCGGGACTGAGTGAAGTCCCGGTTATCATCCAAACCCTCAGCGACATAGAAGTTCTACAGTACGCTCTGATGGAAAACTTACAACGGGAAGATTTGAACCCAGTTGAAGAAACAGAGGGAATTTTGCAACTGCTGGAACTAAAGTTAGAAACTGACAGACAATCAGTAATATCTTTACTCAATAAAATGGCTAAAGCGAAAAGAGGGCTGGCGGACAGCGCTGTCCGCCAGGAAGATCAGCAAATGATTGAAACAGTTTTTCACAGCATTGGCCGACTCTCTCTTGAAGCCTTTAGAACTCACCGACTGCCCCTGCTTAAACTATCTCCGGAAATTCTTGAAGCGTTACGCCAGGGTCGCATCGAATACACGAAAGCCAAGGAAATTGCTAAGTTGGAGTCTGAGGGGGAACGGGTGGAACTCCTAGAAACAACCCTCGCTCAATCCCTTTCCTTGCGACAAGTGCAAAAAATAGTAAAAGAAAAGAAAATTCCTCGAAAAAAAGACCAGTTACAAACGGAAATCGACAATATTTCTAAACGATTCAGCCGCTTTAAAGCCTGGAATAATCCAGATAAGCGAGCTAAAATAGAAGAATTATTGAAAACACTGACTCTTTTGTTGTCTGAGGAAAACCAACAAAATGTTTTCAGGGATTAA
- a CDS encoding pentapeptide repeat-containing protein gives MNVDELLRRYTAGETNFNGASLWGANLRGADLIGAKLRGADLHGADLIFAYLSRVNLSAAYLVSTKLSGANLNQANLSGANLSDADLHGATLQGADLRKANLNLANLLDANLSDADLRGTTLSGVCLRGACLRGANFREERRIYSAANLRGADLRGADLRGVNLSGADLTKADLSGANLTETNLRGANLERAKMALAIVNGGFLSDANLSYVDLSGACMTNVKLERSLLGEANLEGAKLDMAIITDAKLGKVNLSGANLTRANLSRVDLSRANLSHALLNEANLCEAYLARTNLMRSNLTKASLIRAEMSGANTAGAIFSQTTMPNGDVQN, from the coding sequence ATGAATGTTGATGAATTGTTGCGGCGCTATACAGCCGGAGAAACCAATTTTAACGGGGCTAGTCTCTGGGGGGCAAACCTTCGTGGGGCGGATTTGATTGGGGCGAAATTACGGGGAGCGGACCTCCACGGAGCCGACCTGATTTTTGCCTATTTGAGCCGAGTCAACCTGAGTGCAGCCTACCTCGTCAGTACCAAACTCAGTGGTGCGAATCTCAATCAAGCTAACCTTTCCGGTGCGAATTTGAGCGATGCGGACCTGCATGGGGCGACCCTTCAAGGTGCGGATCTTCGTAAAGCGAACCTCAATTTAGCCAATCTTTTGGATGCAAATCTCAGTGATGCGGATTTGCGCGGAACCACCTTGAGCGGGGTTTGTTTGCGGGGAGCCTGTCTGCGCGGGGCCAACTTCCGGGAAGAACGGCGGATATACAGTGCGGCGAACTTGCGGGGGGCGGATTTACGGGGAGCGGATTTGCGCGGGGTCAACCTCAGCGGTGCGGACTTGACGAAGGCGGATTTAAGTGGGGCAAATCTCACTGAAACGAATTTGCGCGGTGCGAATTTGGAACGGGCAAAAATGGCTTTAGCGATTGTCAACGGCGGGTTTTTGAGTGATGCTAATCTGTCTTATGTGGATTTGAGCGGGGCTTGTATGACAAATGTCAAGCTGGAACGATCGCTGTTGGGTGAGGCGAATTTGGAGGGAGCTAAACTGGATATGGCCATTATCACCGATGCCAAATTGGGGAAAGTTAATCTATCCGGGGCCAATTTAACCCGGGCGAATTTATCCCGGGTGGATTTAAGTCGGGCAAATCTGTCTCATGCGCTGTTGAATGAGGCGAATCTATGTGAGGCATATTTGGCAAGAACGAATTTAATGCGGTCCAATTTGACTAAAGCCAGCTTAATTCGAGCAGAAATGAGCGGCGCGAATACTGCCGGGGCGATATTTAGCCAGACAACGATGCCGAATGGGGATGTGCAGAATTAA